Proteins encoded in a region of the Bacillota bacterium genome:
- a CDS encoding 7-cyano-7-deazaguanine synthase, giving the protein MRVVVLFSGGVDSAVTAGLLAREGAEVHLLFVNYGQRAAPGEERCAHVLADYMALPLTCVDVAGLACLGQGSLFASHPGPGDGPGETYFPHRNLLLLTIGAQFARRLDCNALAVGFIKPQGSYYPDTTPEFLRRVRHVLTLESASIQLLAPLIEYDKTAVVRLAEYLGVPWRLAHSCDLSATGRCGKCPSCLDLEYAIRGVGE; this is encoded by the coding sequence ATGCGGGTAGTTGTGCTGTTCAGTGGGGGCGTCGATTCGGCGGTAACAGCAGGATTGCTTGCGAGGGAGGGTGCCGAGGTCCATCTGCTTTTCGTGAACTACGGCCAGCGGGCGGCTCCCGGCGAGGAACGGTGTGCACATGTGCTGGCAGACTACATGGCTCTACCTTTGACGTGCGTTGATGTCGCCGGCCTTGCCTGCCTGGGCCAGGGCTCCCTTTTTGCGTCGCACCCTGGCCCCGGCGATGGGCCGGGAGAGACGTATTTCCCACACCGCAACCTGTTGCTGCTGACCATCGGTGCACAGTTCGCCCGACGTTTAGACTGCAATGCTTTGGCAGTCGGATTCATCAAGCCGCAGGGTTCGTACTACCCGGATACGACTCCCGAGTTCTTACGTAGGGTAAGGCACGTACTGACCCTCGAGTCCGCGAGCATCCAACTCTTGGCCCCGCTTATCGAATACGACAAAACCGCGGTTGTAAGGTTGGCGGAATACCTGGGCGTACCCTGGCGCCTTGCCCACTCCTGTGACCTCAGCGCCACGGGTCGATGCGGGAAGTGCCCAAGTTGCCTTGACCTGGAGTATGCCATCCGGGGGGTTGGCGAATGA